The Pseudomonas azadiae genome includes a window with the following:
- a CDS encoding short chain dehydrogenase: MIDPATGMRPGERYTVDSLERTRNFSGFFLDGKYYLGPELLTAVGWLEGQTFIYDELDATGEPVFPDRVAGTIEDLTLILGDGARLKLHQMPVHVNEETPESAPSAHERGAAAGTSSGSPFPKEHGEPRVDGGQGTTRHTPYWLIAAGAILLLGGLTVARNYRLNNKRHT; the protein is encoded by the coding sequence ATGATTGATCCAGCAACCGGAATGAGACCTGGCGAACGCTACACAGTGGACAGCCTGGAACGAACGAGGAACTTCAGCGGTTTTTTCCTTGACGGAAAATACTACCTGGGCCCCGAACTGCTGACCGCCGTCGGCTGGCTCGAGGGCCAGACGTTTATCTACGACGAGCTCGATGCCACCGGCGAGCCGGTCTTCCCCGACCGCGTCGCCGGCACGATCGAAGACCTGACGCTGATACTCGGCGATGGCGCCCGGTTGAAACTGCATCAGATGCCCGTGCATGTGAACGAGGAAACGCCCGAATCCGCGCCTTCCGCCCATGAGCGCGGCGCCGCAGCTGGCACGTCGTCGGGCAGCCCGTTTCCAAAGGAGCACGGCGAACCCCGCGTCGACGGCGGCCAGGGAACAACCCGCCACACGCCTTATTGGTTAATTGCAGCCGGCGCAATTTTGTTACTTGGTGGCCTCACCGTCGCGCGCAACTATCGACTGAACAACAAGCGGCACACATGA
- a CDS encoding SgcJ/EcaC family oxidoreductase: MQFKPAAIALMFALSVPFAQAADTAPYVYREVAQAPANVKDREIAGLFDRWNSALQTGNVKSVVELYAPGAVLQPTVSNQVRTTPEQISDYFDHFLALKPVGQINYREIRQLGSNVAMDSGVYTFTLTEANGQVRHVQARYTFVYEQVGGQWKILNHHSSAMPEVQAKHAKQ, encoded by the coding sequence ATGCAATTCAAACCCGCTGCAATCGCCCTGATGTTTGCCTTGAGCGTACCCTTTGCCCAGGCCGCCGACACGGCCCCCTATGTCTACCGTGAAGTGGCCCAGGCCCCGGCGAATGTGAAAGACCGTGAGATCGCCGGCCTGTTCGACCGCTGGAACAGCGCCCTGCAGACCGGTAACGTCAAGTCGGTGGTGGAGCTGTATGCGCCCGGCGCGGTGCTGCAGCCCACCGTATCCAACCAGGTGCGCACCACGCCCGAGCAAATCAGCGACTACTTCGATCACTTCCTGGCGCTCAAGCCGGTGGGGCAGATCAACTACCGCGAGATCCGCCAACTGGGCAGCAATGTGGCGATGGACAGCGGCGTCTACACCTTCACCCTGACCGAGGCCAACGGCCAGGTGCGTCATGTGCAGGCCCGCTATACCTTCGTCTACGAGCAGGTGGGCGGGCAGTGGAAGATCCTCAACCATCACTCCTCGGCGATGCCTGAGGTGCAGGCCAAACACGCCAAGCAGTGA
- a CDS encoding OBAP family protein, with product MKKNLRNTTVPALCLMASVSLLTACAGNDTASNVVAPGAAKSPTTRSLDAGAAMLQSRPPIDALNAYLDGFHFYNGHPDVQMEAHHYCSILNEEVIQCVIYDGNRKDAKLMGVEYIISKQLFNTLPAAEKALWHSHVHEVKSGQLVAPGIPEVAEHALMEKLVNTYGKTWHTWHTDLNKRLPLGVPQLMMGFTADGQADPAMVAERDQRLGIDSAEKKKARADIVAPPVAPGADAWRQGNIIQIIDPTETPHRH from the coding sequence ATGAAAAAAAACCTCCGGAACACCACGGTTCCAGCACTCTGCCTGATGGCGTCCGTCAGTCTTCTAACGGCCTGCGCCGGCAACGACACCGCATCGAATGTCGTGGCGCCCGGTGCCGCGAAATCGCCCACCACCCGATCGCTCGATGCGGGCGCCGCGATGCTCCAGTCGCGCCCGCCCATCGATGCGTTGAACGCCTACCTGGACGGCTTTCACTTCTACAACGGCCACCCCGATGTGCAAATGGAGGCCCACCACTATTGCTCGATCCTCAACGAAGAAGTGATCCAGTGCGTGATCTACGACGGCAACCGCAAGGATGCCAAGTTGATGGGCGTGGAATACATCATCAGCAAGCAGCTGTTCAACACGCTGCCAGCGGCCGAAAAGGCGCTGTGGCACAGCCATGTGCATGAAGTGAAATCCGGGCAACTGGTCGCGCCGGGCATTCCAGAAGTGGCCGAACATGCCTTGATGGAGAAGCTCGTCAATACCTATGGCAAGACGTGGCACACCTGGCATACCGACCTCAACAAGCGCCTGCCCCTGGGGGTGCCGCAATTGATGATGGGCTTTACCGCTGACGGCCAGGCTGACCCGGCCATGGTCGCCGAGCGCGACCAGCGGCTGGGCATAGACAGCGCCGAGAAGAAGAAGGCCCGCGCAGACATCGTCGCGCCGCCCGTCGCGCCGGGTGCGGATGCATGGCGCCAGGGCAACATCATCCAGATTATCGACCCGACCGAAACGCCTCATCGGCACTGA
- a CDS encoding DUF2188 domain-containing protein — MDDFHITPTENGWALKKQGAERASKTATTKAEIIKLASEFLDGKTASLKIHKEDGSIQEERTYPRSADPRRTKG; from the coding sequence ATGGATGACTTCCACATCACGCCGACTGAAAACGGTTGGGCATTGAAGAAGCAAGGCGCGGAACGCGCGTCGAAAACGGCGACCACCAAGGCCGAAATCATCAAGTTGGCCAGTGAGTTTCTTGACGGCAAGACCGCCTCGTTGAAGATCCACAAGGAAGACGGTTCGATCCAGGAAGAACGCACCTACCCTCGAAGCGCCGATCCCCGCAGAACCAAGGGCTAG
- a CDS encoding DUF6555 family protein, with amino-acid sequence MKHNDLFTIRYRLHGEQRSFIVRAAQMNNAEAWHWASCDAGVAVIPRFGQHTLKRVSKPMAEKYGITDVRWSGAEAIQWAEGLTQ; translated from the coding sequence ATGAAACACAACGATTTATTCACTATCCGGTATCGCCTGCACGGTGAACAAAGGTCTTTCATCGTGCGTGCCGCGCAAATGAACAATGCCGAGGCATGGCATTGGGCCAGTTGCGATGCCGGCGTGGCAGTCATACCCAGATTTGGTCAACACACCCTCAAGCGCGTGTCTAAACCGATGGCGGAAAAATACGGCATCACCGATGTGCGCTGGAGCGGCGCCGAAGCGATTCAGTGGGCAGAGGGCCTCACACAATGA
- a CDS encoding DUF421 domain-containing protein → MDSVLRAAAIYLVLLVLFKIAGRRSLAELTTFDLVLLMVIGEATQQALLGDDFSLTNAVLVIITLIAIDIGFSLLKLRSRWFSRVLDGGPTIVVEHGKVLHERLKRARMDESDILEAARSAQGIVQIDQIQFAILERNGKISVIPYP, encoded by the coding sequence ATGGACTCTGTATTGCGCGCGGCGGCCATTTACCTGGTGCTTTTGGTGTTGTTCAAGATCGCCGGCAGGCGCTCCCTGGCGGAACTCACCACCTTCGACCTGGTGCTGTTGATGGTGATCGGTGAAGCCACGCAACAGGCGCTGTTGGGCGATGATTTTTCGTTGACCAATGCCGTGCTGGTCATCATCACACTGATCGCCATCGATATTGGCTTCTCACTGCTCAAACTGCGCTCGCGCTGGTTTTCCCGGGTGCTGGATGGCGGGCCGACCATCGTCGTCGAACATGGCAAGGTCCTGCATGAACGCCTCAAGCGCGCACGGATGGATGAAAGCGATATTCTCGAAGCGGCCCGCTCCGCTCAAGGGATCGTCCAGATCGATCAGATCCAGTTCGCGATCCTTGAGCGCAACGGGAAGATCTCCGTTATCCCTTATCCATAA
- a CDS encoding con-10 family general stress protein: protein MTTSNKNPGNFANDREKASEAGKKGGQSSGGNFANDREKASEAGRKGGQNSHGGGRKS from the coding sequence ATGACAACCAGTAATAAAAACCCAGGTAACTTCGCCAACGATCGCGAGAAAGCCTCCGAGGCCGGCAAAAAAGGCGGCCAATCGTCCGGTGGCAACTTTGCCAATGATCGGGAAAAAGCCTCGGAAGCGGGCCGCAAAGGCGGCCAGAACAGCCATGGCGGCGGGCGTAAGTCGTAA
- a CDS encoding CheR family methyltransferase, translated as MKSAPLRSPNVPQRKDLTPSTLTFPVVGIGASAGGLQAVKAFFEHMPKDCGMAFVVVLHLSPEHQSVADKIIQESTGLPVTQVNDTTPIEKNRVYVISPAQRLTMNDGYLGVSPSSRAGGTHIAIDLFFRDLADTHKERAFCLILSGTGSDGAVGLSRIKEQGGITLVQAPEDAEFDGMPLAAIETQMVDLVLPVVEMPQKLLELWRNAQSIILPNANDPEIHTTPPVTERDAAVAEQLLLDILIQLRASTGHDFKHYKRATVLRRIERRLQVTAQPDLAAYYTYLQGHPEETKALLGDMLIGVTNFFRDREAFEALERDVIPNLVKSLEDTVPHREEVRIWSAGCSTGEEAYSLAMLVAEQLALDASSAKMQVFATDIDERAISHGRSGVYSEAIITDVPPSRLRQYFSKEKNQHYRVRKEIRERVLFAKHSLLADPPFSQIDLIVCRNLLIYLDREVQREILQLFHFALRPGGYLFLGSSESADGCQDLFVPVDKRNRIFRVRAGSSAVRRAPTMPRGGYIRANTPVAAAEIKAPTKRSFADMHLRALEKAAPPSVIVDIHADILHMSEGAGRFLRYVAGEITHNLLALVHPDLRLDIRTTLFQVQQSNIPVTSRKVRIQRDQGTYLVDITARPYRDDATESDYVLVMFQETEVDPEQSDAASVSHAENAIMSNLERELQRTKLHLQDTIEQAEVSSEELKASNEEMQAVNEELRSATEELETSKEELQSINEELLTVNYELKTKVEETDKVNDYLTNLIASTDIATVFVDRNMRIRWFTPRATDIFSMLPVDTGRSLMDITHRLDYPEMTDDATTVFESLSMIEREISSKDSRWYIARLLPYRSSEDHIDGTVLTFIDITKRRLAEEELRLGEERMRLVAESTHDFAIIILDDHGAITDWNTGAELIFGYTKDEVLGAYYDLIFSPEDRAAGVPETELRAAREHGRGEDERWHVHKNGSRFYCSGEVTLLKSDSLQGYVKIARDLTGHKRTQEEQSQRLMETQTNSHLKDEFFAVMSHELKHPLNLIQLNAELLRRLPVTKAAGPAVRAVDTICEAVSSQARIIDDLLDVARVRTGKLKLKKQPVDLIRTLQDIHSVVLADGHHRQVTLQTPSVPGSLIVDVDPTRIEQVIWNLVNNALKFTPEEGQVQLVLSRSESHAQLDVIDSGAGLAEDSLEKIFDLFGQAENQHQTHQREGLGIGLSLVRQLVEAHGGSVSVFSKGLGFGCTFSIRLPLSEQNHLPDTCDAEAENERLNGVKVLLVDDSSEVLEVLNMLLEMEGAQISAFSDPLSALETARETHYDLIISDIGMPKMNGHELMQKLRKISHLRQVPAIALTGYGASSDQKKTADSGFDSHVSKPVTHDSLINLIETLRQSRR; from the coding sequence ATGAAGTCTGCCCCTCTGCGGTCCCCCAACGTTCCGCAACGCAAGGATCTGACCCCGAGCACCTTGACCTTTCCTGTGGTCGGCATTGGCGCGTCGGCGGGCGGGCTGCAAGCGGTGAAAGCATTTTTCGAGCACATGCCCAAAGACTGTGGCATGGCGTTCGTCGTGGTTTTGCACCTGTCCCCTGAGCATCAAAGCGTAGCGGACAAAATCATCCAGGAGTCCACCGGCCTGCCGGTCACACAAGTCAACGACACGACGCCTATCGAAAAGAATCGCGTGTATGTCATATCGCCTGCACAGCGATTGACGATGAATGATGGCTATCTGGGCGTATCGCCTTCGTCGCGCGCAGGCGGCACGCACATTGCCATCGACCTGTTTTTTCGCGACCTGGCCGACACGCACAAGGAACGCGCGTTTTGCCTGATCCTCTCAGGCACCGGTTCCGACGGCGCAGTGGGGCTTTCACGCATCAAGGAGCAAGGCGGCATTACTCTGGTGCAAGCGCCGGAAGATGCCGAGTTCGACGGCATGCCGCTGGCGGCGATCGAAACGCAAATGGTCGATCTGGTGCTGCCGGTGGTGGAGATGCCACAGAAGTTGCTGGAACTATGGCGCAACGCCCAGTCGATTATCCTGCCCAATGCCAATGACCCCGAGATCCATACCACCCCTCCCGTGACCGAACGCGACGCAGCCGTGGCCGAGCAATTGCTGCTGGACATCCTGATCCAACTGCGCGCCAGCACCGGGCACGATTTCAAGCACTACAAACGCGCCACGGTGTTGCGCCGTATCGAGCGGCGCCTGCAAGTCACCGCCCAACCGGACCTGGCCGCTTACTACACCTATCTCCAGGGGCATCCGGAAGAAACCAAGGCATTGCTGGGCGACATGCTGATCGGCGTGACCAATTTCTTCCGCGACCGCGAGGCCTTCGAAGCCCTTGAGCGCGATGTAATCCCCAACCTGGTGAAGTCACTGGAAGATACTGTGCCGCACCGCGAGGAAGTGCGCATCTGGTCGGCCGGCTGTTCCACCGGGGAAGAGGCCTATAGCCTGGCGATGCTGGTGGCCGAGCAACTGGCGCTGGACGCCAGCAGCGCAAAGATGCAGGTGTTTGCCACCGACATTGATGAGCGCGCCATCAGCCATGGCCGCAGTGGTGTGTATTCCGAAGCGATCATCACCGATGTGCCGCCATCACGGTTGCGCCAGTACTTTTCCAAGGAAAAGAACCAGCACTACCGGGTGCGCAAGGAAATCCGCGAGCGGGTGTTATTCGCCAAGCACAGCCTGCTGGCTGATCCGCCGTTCTCGCAGATCGACCTGATCGTGTGCCGCAACCTGCTGATCTACCTGGATCGCGAAGTGCAGCGCGAGATCCTGCAGCTGTTCCACTTTGCGTTGCGCCCCGGTGGTTATCTGTTCCTGGGTTCCTCGGAGTCGGCCGACGGCTGCCAGGATCTGTTCGTGCCGGTGGACAAGCGCAACCGCATCTTTCGCGTGCGCGCCGGCTCCTCAGCGGTACGTCGTGCGCCCACCATGCCGCGAGGTGGGTATATACGTGCAAACACCCCGGTTGCGGCGGCAGAAATCAAAGCCCCCACCAAGCGTTCGTTCGCCGATATGCACCTGCGCGCATTGGAAAAGGCCGCACCGCCCAGCGTCATTGTCGACATTCATGCCGACATCCTGCACATGAGCGAAGGCGCGGGGCGCTTCCTGCGCTATGTCGCCGGGGAAATCACCCACAACCTGTTGGCGCTGGTTCATCCCGATCTGCGCCTGGATATCCGTACGACACTGTTCCAGGTCCAGCAATCGAATATCCCGGTGACCTCACGCAAGGTGCGCATCCAGCGCGACCAGGGCACATACCTGGTGGACATCACCGCCCGCCCCTATCGCGATGACGCCACCGAAAGCGACTACGTGCTGGTGATGTTCCAGGAAACCGAAGTCGACCCCGAGCAGTCCGACGCCGCCAGCGTCAGCCATGCGGAAAACGCGATCATGAGCAACCTGGAGCGCGAGCTGCAACGCACCAAGCTGCACCTGCAGGACACCATCGAACAGGCGGAAGTCTCCAGCGAAGAGCTCAAGGCCTCCAACGAGGAGATGCAGGCGGTCAACGAAGAACTGCGTTCGGCCACTGAAGAGCTGGAAACCAGCAAGGAAGAGCTGCAATCGATCAATGAGGAGTTGTTGACGGTCAATTACGAGCTCAAGACCAAGGTGGAAGAGACGGATAAGGTCAACGACTACCTGACCAACCTGATCGCGTCCACCGACATCGCCACGGTGTTTGTCGACCGCAACATGCGCATCCGCTGGTTCACCCCGCGCGCCACGGATATTTTCAGCATGCTGCCGGTGGACACGGGGCGCTCGTTGATGGACATCACGCACCGCCTCGACTACCCGGAAATGACCGATGACGCCACCACCGTGTTTGAATCGCTGAGCATGATCGAGCGCGAGATCAGCAGCAAGGACAGCCGCTGGTACATCGCGCGGTTGCTGCCCTACCGCTCCAGCGAAGACCACATCGACGGCACCGTGCTGACCTTTATCGATATCACCAAGCGGCGCCTGGCCGAAGAGGAACTGCGCCTGGGCGAAGAGCGTATGCGCCTGGTCGCCGAAAGCACCCATGATTTTGCCATCATCATCCTGGACGACCACGGCGCCATCACCGATTGGAACACGGGTGCCGAGCTGATCTTTGGCTATACCAAGGACGAAGTACTGGGCGCTTACTACGACCTGATTTTCTCCCCGGAGGATCGCGCCGCCGGTGTACCCGAAACCGAGCTGCGCGCGGCCCGCGAACATGGGCGCGGCGAAGACGAACGCTGGCATGTGCACAAGAATGGCAGCCGGTTCTATTGCAGCGGCGAAGTCACCCTGCTCAAGAGTGACAGCCTGCAAGGCTACGTCAAGATTGCCCGTGACCTGACCGGCCACAAGCGTACCCAGGAAGAACAGAGCCAGCGGTTGATGGAAACCCAGACCAACAGCCATCTCAAGGATGAATTCTTCGCGGTCATGTCCCATGAACTCAAACACCCGTTGAACCTGATCCAGCTGAACGCCGAATTGCTGCGCCGCTTGCCGGTCACCAAGGCGGCGGGCCCGGCGGTCAGGGCCGTGGACACCATCTGCGAGGCCGTGTCCAGCCAGGCACGCATCATTGATGACCTGCTGGATGTCGCCCGGGTGCGCACCGGCAAGCTCAAGTTGAAGAAACAACCGGTCGACCTGATCCGCACGCTCCAGGACATCCACAGTGTGGTGCTCGCTGACGGTCACCACCGCCAGGTGACCCTGCAAACACCGTCGGTGCCTGGCTCACTGATCGTGGACGTAGACCCGACGCGGATCGAGCAAGTGATCTGGAACCTGGTCAACAACGCACTCAAGTTCACCCCCGAAGAGGGACAAGTGCAGTTAGTGTTGAGCCGCTCGGAAAGCCACGCCCAACTGGATGTCATCGACAGTGGCGCCGGGCTCGCCGAAGACAGCCTGGAAAAGATCTTCGACTTGTTCGGCCAGGCGGAAAATCAGCATCAGACCCATCAGCGCGAAGGCCTGGGAATCGGCTTGTCGCTGGTCCGCCAGTTGGTTGAGGCTCATGGTGGATCGGTGAGTGTCTTCTCCAAGGGCCTGGGTTTTGGCTGCACCTTCTCGATCAGGTTGCCCCTCAGCGAACAGAACCACTTGCCCGACACGTGCGACGCCGAGGCCGAAAATGAACGCCTGAACGGCGTCAAGGTGCTGCTGGTGGACGATTCGTCCGAAGTGCTTGAAGTGCTGAATATGTTGCTGGAGATGGAAGGCGCCCAGATCAGCGCGTTCAGTGACCCGCTGAGCGCGCTGGAAACCGCCCGTGAAACCCACTACGACCTGATTATTTCAGACATTGGCATGCCCAAGATGAATGGCCATGAGCTGATGCAGAAGCTGCGCAAGATCAGCCATCTGCGCCAGGTCCCGGCCATCGCGTTGACCGGTTACGGTGCCAGCAGTGACCAGAAGAAGACCGCTGACTCGGGCTTCGACAGCCACGTCAGCAAACCCGTGACCCACGACTCGCTGATCAACCTGATCGAAACGCTACGTCAGTCACGGCGTTAG
- the ligD gene encoding DNA ligase D, translating to MQNLKIATFNVNGIGARLPNLLRWLEKERPDIVCLQELKAQDKAFPAKDIEAAGYGCLHHGQASWNGVAILARDAEPLLIHKGLPGAQDDTQSRYLEAAAHGVVVGCLYLPNGNPQPGPKFDYKLKWFEHLIAHAQTLQASEHPVVLAGDYNVVPTDADIYNTRSWLKDALLQPQSRECFQRLLDQGWIDSVRHLYPDERVYTFWDYFRQHWQKNSGLRIDHLLLNPVLAPYLKNAGVDAWVRGEEHASDHAPTWIEISSRKSSAKKAPKRNPADTQATDALDEYNRKRDFDATSEPSGAAKPRKPTRKKADEPAALQFCIQKHDASRLHYDFRLELDGTLKSWAVPKGPSLDPKSKRLAVHVEDHPLDYATFEGTIPQGHYGAGDVIVWDRGIWKPLSDPAEAYAKGRLKFELQGEKLGGVWNLVKTHMPGKQEQWFLIKHQDEFARPESDYDIVKAEPHSALSDRTLVQKKRSGKAAEPKPVKKKPAARAEPAPTQLINAQPAELPEQLKPELATLVDSAPDGDWRYEVKFDGYRIMARVDQGKVQLFTRNGHDWTHKLPRQAEAIASLALESAWLDGEVVVANERGVPDFQALQNAFELGRSASIVYYLFDMPFLNGMDLREVPVEQRRAALSKVLERSEDEVLRYSDDFAETPDALLNSACQMQMEGLIGKRVGSPYVSRRSGDWIKLKCKRRQEFVIVGYTEPKGSRSKFGALLLGLHDADSNALKYAGKVGTGFNQVTLSTIYEQLTPLETKKPAVVNPPTGFEAKDVHWLKPSLLAEVAFAEITQDGSVRHAVFQGLRNDKPAKAITEERPAPAPKDEKKSPRKQPTAAKAKRKAGDDGSTKVRLTHPQRVIDASSSSTKRDLADYYIGVSEWLLPQLLNRPVALVRAPDGIGGELFFQKNAERLAIPGIEMIGKEATGHPVMLINNIEALLGAVQMSTIELHTWNAVSKDLQRPDRFILDLDPDPALPWKSMVEATELTLTVLDELGLKSFLKTSGGKGIHIVVPLTPKADWDAVKSFSHAIVKHIATLLPDRFSAVSGPKNRVGRIFIDYLRNGLGATTICAYAARSREGLPVSVPIFRDELKDIKGANVWNIRNLHERLGELDVDPWADLPGTKQTITAQMRKRIGLK from the coding sequence ATGCAGAACCTCAAGATCGCTACATTCAACGTCAACGGCATAGGGGCGCGACTGCCGAACCTTCTGCGATGGCTTGAGAAAGAACGCCCCGACATTGTGTGCTTGCAGGAACTGAAGGCCCAGGACAAAGCCTTCCCTGCCAAGGATATCGAAGCAGCCGGTTATGGTTGCCTGCACCATGGCCAAGCGTCGTGGAACGGCGTGGCCATCCTTGCTCGCGACGCCGAACCGCTGTTGATTCACAAGGGTTTGCCTGGCGCGCAAGACGATACGCAGTCCCGCTACCTGGAAGCGGCGGCCCACGGCGTGGTGGTCGGCTGCCTGTACCTGCCCAACGGAAACCCGCAGCCGGGGCCCAAGTTCGATTACAAGCTCAAGTGGTTCGAGCACCTGATCGCCCATGCCCAAACGCTGCAAGCCAGCGAACACCCGGTTGTGCTGGCCGGCGATTACAACGTGGTGCCGACTGACGCCGACATCTACAACACCCGCTCATGGCTCAAGGACGCCCTGCTTCAGCCGCAAAGCCGGGAATGCTTCCAAAGGCTGCTGGACCAGGGATGGATCGATTCGGTGAGGCACCTGTATCCGGACGAACGCGTGTACACCTTCTGGGATTATTTCCGTCAGCACTGGCAGAAGAATTCCGGTTTGCGCATCGATCATCTGCTGCTGAACCCGGTGCTTGCCCCTTATCTGAAAAACGCCGGTGTAGACGCGTGGGTACGCGGCGAGGAGCATGCCAGTGATCACGCGCCGACCTGGATCGAGATCTCATCACGCAAATCCAGCGCCAAAAAAGCCCCGAAGCGCAACCCAGCCGACACGCAAGCCACCGACGCCCTTGATGAATACAACCGCAAGCGTGATTTCGATGCGACCTCGGAGCCCTCGGGCGCTGCGAAGCCGCGCAAGCCAACCAGGAAAAAAGCCGACGAGCCCGCTGCGCTGCAATTCTGCATCCAGAAACACGACGCTTCGCGCCTGCATTACGACTTTCGCCTGGAGCTCGACGGCACGCTGAAAAGCTGGGCCGTGCCCAAGGGCCCGTCACTGGACCCCAAGTCCAAGCGCCTGGCCGTGCACGTCGAAGACCACCCGCTGGACTACGCAACGTTTGAAGGCACGATACCGCAGGGGCATTACGGCGCCGGCGACGTCATCGTCTGGGACCGCGGTATCTGGAAGCCCTTGTCTGATCCCGCCGAGGCTTACGCGAAAGGCCGGTTGAAATTCGAATTGCAGGGCGAGAAGCTCGGTGGCGTGTGGAACTTGGTCAAGACGCACATGCCCGGCAAGCAGGAGCAATGGTTTCTGATCAAACACCAGGACGAATTCGCGCGGCCGGAAAGCGATTACGACATCGTCAAGGCTGAACCCCACAGCGCGCTGAGTGACCGCACCCTCGTGCAGAAGAAGCGCTCGGGGAAAGCCGCCGAACCCAAGCCCGTCAAGAAGAAGCCCGCCGCGCGCGCAGAACCGGCACCCACGCAATTGATCAATGCCCAGCCGGCCGAGCTGCCCGAGCAGCTCAAGCCTGAACTGGCCACGCTGGTGGACTCCGCACCCGACGGTGACTGGCGTTACGAGGTCAAGTTTGATGGCTACCGCATCATGGCCCGTGTGGATCAAGGCAAGGTGCAGCTGTTCACCCGCAATGGCCATGATTGGACGCACAAGCTGCCACGCCAGGCCGAGGCGATTGCCAGCCTCGCCCTGGAGTCCGCCTGGCTCGATGGCGAGGTGGTCGTGGCCAATGAGCGAGGCGTGCCGGACTTCCAGGCCCTGCAGAATGCTTTCGAGCTTGGCCGCAGTGCCAGCATCGTCTACTACCTGTTCGACATGCCTTTTCTCAATGGCATGGACCTGCGCGAAGTGCCGGTCGAGCAACGTCGCGCAGCCTTGTCCAAGGTGTTGGAGCGCAGTGAGGACGAGGTACTGCGCTATTCGGACGACTTCGCCGAAACACCCGATGCGCTGCTCAACAGCGCGTGCCAGATGCAGATGGAAGGCCTGATCGGCAAGCGCGTGGGCAGCCCCTATGTTTCCCGGCGCAGCGGCGACTGGATCAAACTCAAATGTAAGCGCCGCCAGGAGTTTGTCATCGTCGGCTACACCGAGCCAAAGGGCTCGCGCAGTAAGTTCGGCGCACTGCTGCTGGGCCTGCACGATGCCGACAGCAACGCACTCAAATACGCGGGCAAGGTTGGCACCGGGTTCAACCAGGTCACACTGAGCACGATCTACGAACAGCTCACGCCCCTGGAAACCAAGAAGCCTGCGGTGGTCAACCCGCCGACGGGTTTTGAGGCCAAGGACGTGCACTGGCTCAAACCGTCGCTTCTGGCTGAAGTCGCCTTTGCCGAAATCACCCAGGACGGCTCGGTAAGACATGCTGTGTTCCAAGGCCTGCGTAACGACAAACCGGCCAAGGCCATCACCGAAGAGCGCCCTGCCCCGGCCCCCAAGGACGAGAAAAAATCCCCGCGCAAACAACCGACTGCGGCCAAAGCCAAGCGCAAAGCGGGCGACGATGGCTCAACCAAAGTCCGGCTCACCCATCCCCAACGGGTGATCGACGCCAGCAGCAGCTCGACCAAGCGTGACTTGGCGGACTACTACATCGGCGTCTCCGAGTGGCTGCTGCCGCAGTTGCTCAACCGCCCGGTCGCCCTGGTGCGCGCGCCAGACGGTATCGGCGGCGAACTGTTCTTTCAGAAAAACGCCGAGCGCCTGGCGATCCCCGGCATCGAGATGATCGGCAAGGAAGCCACGGGCCATCCGGTGATGTTGATCAATAACATCGAGGCCCTGCTGGGCGCGGTGCAGATGAGCACCATCGAGCTGCATACCTGGAACGCGGTGTCCAAGGACCTGCAGCGTCCCGATCGCTTCATTCTCGACCTCGACCCCGACCCAGCGCTGCCGTGGAAAAGCATGGTGGAGGCCACCGAATTGACCCTGACGGTACTGGACGAGCTGGGCCTCAAATCGTTCCTGAAGACCAGCGGCGGCAAAGGCATTCACATCGTCGTACCCCTGACCCCGAAAGCCGACTGGGACGCGGTAAAAAGCTTCAGCCACGCGATTGTCAAACATATCGCCACGCTACTGCCGGACCGATTCTCGGCGGTTTCCGGGCCGAAGAACCGAGTGGGACGGATCTTCATCGATTACTTACGCAACGGCCTGGGCGCGACCACGATCTGCGCCTATGCCGCACGCAGTCGCGAGGGGCTGCCGGTGTCGGTACCGATCTTTCGCGACGAACTCAAAGACATCAAGGGCGCCAACGTCTGGAACATCCGCAACCTCCATGAACGGCTGGGCGAACTGGACGTGGATCCGTGGGCGGATCTGCCTGGAACCAAGCAAACCATCACGGCCCAAATGCGTAAACGCATCGGCCTCAAGTAG
- a CDS encoding PLD nuclease N-terminal domain-containing protein — MQFTYLWIFLAVIAVLLDLWVLNSLWRSENSSGSKAGWTALVVLLPFVGAAAWGIAGPRGVTKGPSSAEHSKG, encoded by the coding sequence ATGCAATTCACTTATCTCTGGATTTTCCTGGCAGTCATTGCGGTGTTGCTCGATCTGTGGGTGCTCAATAGTCTGTGGCGAAGCGAAAACTCATCGGGCAGCAAGGCAGGCTGGACCGCCCTGGTGGTGCTGTTGCCGTTTGTGGGGGCGGCCGCCTGGGGCATCGCGGGCCCGCGTGGCGTGACCAAAGGCCCGTCGTCGGCGGAACATAGCAAAGGCTGA